The nucleotide sequence GTGATACAGGCGAGTAAGCGTATTAAGAATGAGACGGGAATATCCACCGGCGCAACGTCAGTTAGTTTTGCGGCTGTACAATATATTATGGCGCGTGTTCCTTATGTTTCAGAAAAAAACATTTTACTCTTCGGAACCGGCAAAATTGGTAGAAATACCTGCGAAAATCTAATAAAGCACACCAAAAACGAGCATATAACGCTCATAAATAGGACAAAAACCAAAGCTGAAGCCGTGGCGGGGAAATTCAACCTCATCGTTAAGGACTACGCCAACATTCAAAGCGAGATCTCTCAAAGTGATATCCTTATAGTTGCCACCGGAGCCCAGCAGCCTACCATTTCGAAGGAATTGTTGTATCTAAAGAAACCATTGCTTATTCTGGATCTTTCGATTCCCAGGAATGTTGCAACGGAGGTGAAGGAAAACAAATTGGTCACGCTCATTCATCTCGATGAGCTATCTTCCGTAACCGATAAAACCCTCGAACACAGGGCATCTCAGATCCCAAGGGCAGAGGTTATTATCAATGAAATTCTAACCGATTTCAACAGCTGGACAGAGCATAGAAAGTTTGCACCAACCATAAAGGCTTTAAAAAGCAAATTATCTGAAATAAAATCCAATGAAATCGATTTTCAGCGTAAAAAACGGAGTGACTTCAATGAGGAACAGGCTGAGATCATAAGCGACAGGATCATTCAAAAGATCACCACACATTTTGCCAATCACTTAAAAGACGATGCCGCCTCAACTCAAGAAAGTATGGAATTGATCCATAGGGTTTTTCAACTTTCAAAAACCAACCCATGAAGAAAGTCATAAGAATAGGTACTCGTGACAGCGAACTGGCCTTATGGCAGGCAGAAACTGTACAAAACGGGTTAGAACAATTAGGCTATAGCACCGAGCTTGTTGCCGTAAAATCTACCGGAGACCTACAATTGGACCAACCGTTGTACGAGTTGGGAATTACCGGAATATTTACAAAAACGCTGGATGTCGCCATGTTAAATGGGACAGTAGATATAGCGGTGCATAGCATGAAAGATGTTCCAACACTGCTTCCAGAGGGAATAGTCCAATCGGCAGTATTGCCAAGAGCTTCTTCAGATGATATTCTTGTTTCGAATTCAGAATTCAAGTACGATGAGCCTTGCACAATCGCAACCGGAAGTTTACGTAGAAAAGCGCAGTGGCTCCACCGCTATCCACACCACAAAGTGGTGGGTTTACGTGGTAACGTAAACTCGAGGTTGAAAAAGCTCGAGGATAGCGGGTGGCAGGGGGCCATCTTTGCCAAAGCGGGATTGGAACGAATTAACTTATTACCTAAACACTATACAACTCTCGAATGGATGATTCCGGCTCCTGCACAAGGTGCCATGGTAATTGCTGCTTTAGAAAATGACGCCTACGCGCTTGAAGCGACTCAAAAGCTTAACGACTTAAATTCTGAAGTTTGCACACATATGGAGCGCGAGTTTTTGAAAACTCTGGAGGGGGGTTGTACGGCACCTATAGGCGCTATTGCTCAGATTATTAACGACAAGATTCAGTTTAAGGGAGCTTTATTTTCATTGGACGGAGTTACCAAACTTGAGATCGAAAAGTCTGTTTCCATAAACGAATTTGAAGACTTCGGAAAAAAGTGCGCTCTTGAAATATTGGAAAACGGGGGTAAGGAGGTCATGGAATCGATACGAACAAAGCTGTGAGGGTGCTTTCAACAAAAAAATTAAGTGTGTCACAAATGAATCTGTTGTTGAATGCCGGTATTTCGGTCATCGATTACAACGCCATTTCGATTGAATTTTTGGATTTTGCCATTCCTGAAGGAGCAAAAAATGCCATTTTTACGAGTCAGAATTCGGTACGAGCGATGTTGGCAAAAAATCTTCTAGACAAGGCAAAAGATTCACCGTTTCAATCGATCTTCTGTGTAGGTGAAAAAACAAAGCGACTTTTAGAAGAACATAACCAAAAAGTGTCATTTTTTGCGCAAAATGGTTCAGAATTAGCAAATTTTATTGTAAATAATGATAAAAACAAGCTATTTCATTATTTCTGCGGAACAAGACGTAGAGATGAACTTCCTGAAATTCTAAAAAATGAAAATATCGAACTTTTTGAAGTAAAATCATACAAAACTGAGCTAAATCCGATTAAATTCGATCAATTATTCAACGGAATTCTGTTTTTTAGTCCGAGTGGCGTTGAAAGTTTCTGTTTACACAATTCCATGGGAAACAGCATGGCATTTTGTATTGGAGAAACTACCGCTTCCGAAGCAAAAAAACATACCCATAATATAAAAATCGCCAATGCTGCAACTGTGGAGAGTGTGATCGCAAAGGCTGTGAAAATTTTAAAGGAAAATGATTAAAAACGATCTTTTTTTACAAGCCCTTAGAGGAGAAACTGTGGACCGTCCGCCGGTGTGGATGATGCGACAGGCAGGAAGGTATCTTCCCGAATTTATGGAAATTAAGGCTAAATACGACTTTTTCACCCGTTGCCAAACACCCGAACTTGCCAGTGAGATCACCGTTCAACCTATACGTAGATACGGTATGGATGCAGCCATACTATTTAGTGATATTCTTGTCATTCCACAGGCGATGAACATAGACGTTGAAATGAAACCCGGTATCGGACCCTGGTTGCCAGATCCCATACGTAGTCAGAAAGATCTGGACCGTGTTGTCGTACCCGATATAGACGACACCCTCGGTTATGTGATGGAGGCTATTAAAATGACCAAGGAAAAACTCAATGATGAGATTCCGTTAATTGGTTTTGCGGGGAGTCCGTGGACAATTCTTTGTTATTGTGTGCAGGGACAGGGCAGCAAGAATTTCGACAAAGCCAAAGAATTTTGCTTTACTCAACCGACGGCAGCACATGAACTATTACAAAAGATCACCGATACCACAATTTTATATCTGAAGAAAAAAGTTACGGCCGGAGTCAACGCAGTTCAGGTATTCGACAGCTGGGGTGGTATGTTGTCGCCTACGGACTATCAGGAATTTAGCTGGCAGTACATACAACAGATCATCGATGCCCTAAAAGATGAAACCCATGTGATCGCTTTTGGAAAGGGATGTTGGTTTGCTTTAGACACTATGGCAAAAAGTGGTGCTTCAGCGTTGGGTGTAGATTGGACCTGTTCTGCTAAGAACGCACGTTATCTTAGCGGTGGTAAAATTACTCTTCAGGGAAATTTCGATCCTACAAGACTCTTTAGTCCGCCGTCAGAAATTAAACGCATGGTGACTCAAATGATCAACGAATTTGGAAAAGACCGATATATTGTAAATTTAGGTCATGGAATTTTGCCTAATATTCCGTTGGAAAATGCAGGAGCATTTATTGAAGCCGTAAAAGAATACAAAGTAGAATAGTGAATATCTGGAAGCGAATAAGCACCTTAAGTTTGAGCCAATTGGTTCAATTTGGTTTTATTTTTCTGAAAAAACCCTTGCTTATAATTCCAACATTGAAAGCGACAAAACAAACATTTTCAATCTGTAATCGGCTGTACGGGAAAGCGCATCACAGAGGTAATAAAGCAAACGCGTTCCGACACGCCTTATGGAATGTGTTGATTTGCCAAAAAACACTAAAAATCACAAAAAATGATGAAAAAAGTGAATTTTGGGCTAAAAAAGTGACCGATTTATACGAAAAAGTAACAAAAAACGACCCATTGGACCAAGCCATGGACCTCCATAATAATAACATAGGACGCGTTGTTTTTAGGTCAAAAACCTTTAAAAATGACACGGAAATCATCAATTTTCTTCAAAATATGGCCGAAAATGCTCAAAAAGTCTCGAAAATGAATGAAATTGAAGATTCTGAAGAAAATCTAATCTATATCGCCCATTAACCATGATAAAAAATATTATTAGCGGTATTAAAGCCTACGGAGGTAGTTTCAAATTAATTGGAACTCTCAACCTATGGCCCTACTTTTTGGTTCCCATTGGTATTAGTTTGATCACAGCCTCAATAATAGGATTTGCAGCCTGGGGGTTATCGGACAATATTGGCGGATTGATTTCAAAAATCTGGTTCTGGGAATGGGGTGCCGAAACATTTAGAACTATTAGCGATATTTTAGGAGCTTTTATTGTAATCGCCATCGGTCTTATCCTTTATAAACATATTGTAATGGCCTTAAGCGCCCCGTTTATGAGTCCGGTTTCCGAAATTATAGAAACACATATTAGCGGAGCAGACCATCTCCATAGAGACACATCCTTTTCCCAGCAATTGTGGCGCGGAACCCGTGTTAACATAAGGAATTTAATGATGGAACTACTACTAACCATCCCTATTTTACTCATTGGTTTTATCCCCATTATAGGGTTTATATCGACAATTTTACTCTTTTTGGTTCAATCGTATTACGCCGGCTTCGGAAATATGGACTATACTTTGGAAAGACATTTAAAATACAAAGAAAGTGTGCAATTTGTAAAAAGACATCGCGGATTTGCCATTGGAAACGGAATAGTTTTTATGGCAATGTTACTTATCCCCATTGTTGGGATCATCTTAGTATTACCGCTCTCCGTGACCGCTGCAAGTACTGTAACGGTTGATCTCCTTTGGGAAAAACCAACGCTTAAAGTCGTTCAGCCATCATGAAAGATCAATTTGTAAACTATATCACCCAATTCCAGAATTCCATCACGTCTCAACTGGAAAAAGTGGATGGAAAAGCTATATTTATCGAAGATCTCTGGAAAAGACCGGAAGGTGGAGGCGGAAGGTCCAGGATCATAGAAAATGGTGCGGTCTTCGAAAAAGGGGGTGTCAATACAAGTGAAGTCTTCGGAAAACTCCCCGAATCCATGCAGCGGTATTTTGGCGTGGAAGAAGCCGATTTTTTTGCCTGTGGTCTTAGTCTGGTGCTTCACCCGGTAAATCCCTTTGTTCCAACAGTACATGCCAATTGGCGTTATTTTGAATTATACGACGCAAAAGGAAACATCGTCACTCAATGGTTTGGTGGCGGCCAGGATCTTACTCCTTATTACCTTTTTGAAGAGGATGCCCGTCATTTTCATACGGTGTGCAAACGTTCCTGTGATGCACATCATCCTAATTTCTACGAACACTATAAAAAACGTTGCGATGAATACTTTTATAACGCCCATCGCAAGGAAGCCCGGGGTATTGGAGGATTGTTCTTCGATTATTTAAAGGAAACTGAATCGATGAGCATGCAACAATGGTATGAGTTTATTACCGAAACAGGGAATAATTTCCTCAATTCCTATCTTCCAATCGTGGAAAAGCGCAAATCGACGCCTTATTCCGAAGAAAACCGATACTGGCAGGAAATTAGGCGAGGACGTTATGTAGAATTCAACCTTGTGCATGATAAAGGAACGCTATTCGGACTAAAAACCAACGGTCGAATAGAAAGTATCCTAATGAGCCTTCCTCCCAAAGTACAATGGAAATACAACCACCAACCCAAACCGGGAAGTGAAGAGGAAAAACTTATAAATGTGCTGAAAAACCCAAAAGACTGGGTTTAATGATTAGAACCAATTATTAAAACTATGTATCCAATCCGAAGAAACCGCCGTTTACGAACGTCCGAAGCTATTAGAAGTCTGGTAAGAGAAACCATCATCACTCCCAATGACTTTTTGGTTCCTATTTTCATCGTAGAAGGCAAAGGTGTAAAAGAAGAAATTGCATCCATGCCGGGATATTACAGATACAGCTTGGATCTGCTTCCCGTCGAGATCAAGGAATTATGGTCTCTGGGACTAAAAAGTGTACTGCTCTTTGTAAAAGTTCCCGATAATTTAAAGGACAATACCGGGAAAGAAGCCTTAAATGCCAACGGACTCATGCAACGCGCCATTCAAACGGTTAAAAATACGGTTCCTGAAATGCTTGTAATGACCGATGTAGCCCTCGATCCTTACTCGGTGTTTGGTCACGACGGAATCGTTTCCGAAGCAAAAGTCATCAATGACGACACCAACGCAGTACTCGCAGAAATGGCATTGTCTCACGCCAAAGCCGGGGCCGATTTTGTGGCGCCCAGTGATATGATGGATGGACGAATCTTTGAAATTCGAAGTCTGCTGGAAGACGAAGGATTCCACGACACCGGAATTATGAGTTACAGTGCAAAATACGCTTCAGCTTTTTACGGACCCTTCCGCGATGCGCTCGATTCGGCTCCGGTAGACAAGAAAGACATTCCGAAGGACAAAAAAACGTATCAGATGGATCCTGCCAACCGAAGAGAAGCATTAAAAGAAACTTTGATGGATATAGACGAGGGTGCAGATATTGTAATGGTGAAACCGGGATTGTGCTATCTGGATATTGTGAGGGATATTCGTGAAGCTGTAGATGTGCCCGTGGCGGTTTATCAGGTAAGTGGCGAATATGCTATGTTAAAAGCGGCGGCAGCCAAGGGTTGGCTGGAGCACGATGCTGTGATGATGGAACAAGTCACTGCGATTAAAAGAGCCGGGGCACATATCATTGCGAGTTACTTTGCTAAAGATGTCGTGAAATTAATTCAGTAAGGAAGTATCTTTAACCTATGAAAAATACCTTTTTTACCCTACTTATAGCACTCGTTATTACAATGCCTTACCAAGCTCAGCAAATTACGCCCAAAGATGCGTTTCTTGAAAAATGGGAAAATTCTAAAATTTATTTGCTGGGAATTGCCGAAGTAATGCCGGCCGATCAATACAATTTTAAACCTACTGAAAGGCAAATGAGTTTTAAAGAGCAACTCCTTCATATTAAGAGCAATATGGATTGGTTGAGTACTACTTATTTTTCTTCGGAAGAATACGATCGTACCAAAAAATATCTTCCTGCAACCAAAGAAGAAACTATTTTACTGCTTGCTTCCTCTTTTGACAAGGTTACAGAACGCATTCTGAATACTTCAGAAGAAGACTTTTTAACCACCGCGGAGTTCTTTGCCGGAGAAAAAAGTAAGCTTCAAATCCTTAATTTACTGCAAGACCATGTGACACACCACCGAGGACAATTAATCGTTTATCTTAACCTTAAAAAAATTGAACCACCTTCTTATGTAGGTTGGTAAATTTATGGTTTTTTTAAGCGAGATTTTTTAGTCAAATCTTTACCTTGTAACAAAATAAATAGATGACGCTTTTAATAGTTTACGCCTTACTTTCCATCTTTTTTTCTTTTTTATGCTCCATTTTGGAAGCTGCCTTGCTTAGTTTTACGCCAACATTTATTAAAATAAAAACTAAGGAAGGACGAGGATACGCCAAAACACTTGCAAATTATAAAAAAGATATCGATCAGCCATTGATCGCAATACTAACCCTAAACACCATTGCGCACACGGTGGGTGCAATTCTAGTTGGGGTTCAGGCCGAAAAATTACCTTACAAAGTCGAATTTTGGGGAATCAACATTGTTGGGATCGTATCGGCGATCATGACCCTACTCATTTTAGTGGTTTCAGAGATCATCCCAAAAACTATTGGAGCTACCTACTGGAAAAAACTAGGTCGATTTACGGCAATCTTCCTCAACGTCATCATCATCCCGCTGAAATATACAGGAATCCTGTGGATCCTTACCCTTACCACCAAGCTTATCGGGAAATCGGCACATGTAAGTACCATGAGTAGAGAAGAATTTCTGGCCATTACCGATGCAGCGGAACAGGAAGGCGTTTTTGAAGAAAACGAAAGTGCTGTTATTAAAAACCTTCTCATTTTTAAATCGGTAACGGCAAAAAATGTTATGACGCCGTTTCCGGTAGTTATTTCTGAAGATGAATCGGTGACACTTTCCGAATTTCACGAACAAAACAAAAGCTTACGCTTTTCCCGAATTCCGGTGTATGAAGGTAGAAGTCATAACATCACCGGCTTTATTCTTCGGGACGACCTTTTGGAAGAAATTGTGGAAGAACACGGTGACAAACCGCTTAGCGAAATTAAACGTGAAATGACTGTGGTGCAGAGTGACACCCCCATTCCCGACTTGTTTGATACATTTATAAAACAACGTGCACATATTGCGCTGGTCGTCGATGAATTTGGAAATACCACAGGCATCGTTACCATGGAAGACATTATAGAAACCTTGCTGGGTCTTGAGATCATGGATGAAAGTGACGACATTGAAGATATGCAAGTTCAGGCGCGAAAAAACTGGGAAAGACGTGCCAAACGAATGGGAATCAATCTTCAGGACTCCTCTGAAGAGAATGAATAATTTTCTTATCGCCCCAATAATTAGCAATATTTTATAAATTGGGTTTCAAATTTTGACCTACATTTGTACGGTGAAAACAAGGAAATCTTTCGGAAGTTTACTCCTTCTCCTGTTGCTGCTTTGTGCTTCAGGGGCTTCGGCATGGGCAATTCCCGGCACCGACAGTCTCACACAAACAGATAGCGGGGATAGTTCCCTTACTGCCACACATCAGCACACGCTGTACTTTGAGGAGATTTCTTCGTATAAAGGATCTCAAAACACCTTTAAAGATCATCACAGATCTTATGTAGTTTTTGGAACAGGGTTATTAGGTCCTGTATGTGCTTCAGACAGCAACTCAAAATACAAGACGCTGTCCCAAAATAACGACCACAGGGAGCGTCTCACAAAACAAATCTTTCCTTTCCATTTTTTCTGGTAAACTGTTAAATTTTTTTATTAGAATTCAGTAGCCAATACTACTGCCAGGGCGTTGTTTACGCCCTATTCAACTATTTAAAAAATTTAAAATTTACATCATGGATACAGGATCTCTCATCGTAGATATCGTTATAATATTAGTGATCGCCATACCTTTGGCGTATCTGGTAATTTATTCGTTCAACAGAGAACGAAAAGTAAAAAAGAGTGTGGCTAAATTATGCTCACAAAAAGGAATTAATCTCGGCATTTTCGAAATAAACGGCAATCTGGTATTAGGAATAGACGATCAGCAAAAAAAGTTGATCCTCACGCATAGAAAGGATACTAATAATGCCTTTCAGATTATTGACCTTCCCCAATTGACAGATTGCCAAGTTAAAACCGTGAAACATTCCAAGAATACTCTGGATTGGGTCGGACTAGAACTTGTTGGCACACAACAAAAACAGGACATTGCGTTCTATGTAGAGGAAGATGACGAGGATCCGGGAACCAGCGCCGAGATCTGTTTGCAGGCTGCAAGAAAATGGGAAAAATTAATTCGGCCGCTACTAAAGGCATCTTAATTGAGAAAGGGCGGAGATAAACCGCCCTTTTTTGTATTTTTATTCTTCTGAAGTCATTAAAGAATATGAAAACAGCTCAAATACAGACTCCAATAGGAATTCTGGAAATAACCGGTGATGAATTTGGAATTATTTCTGTAGTTTTTATAGATTCTAACGTGTCCCCTTCAAAAGAAGTCCCTTCAGAATTGGAAGCAGCCGTAACCCAACTCACCGAATATTTTAAAGGCCAGCGCGATCAATTTGAGCTCAAACTTGCTCCGCAAGGCACCGATTTTCAGAAAAAAGTATGGGAAACATTGCAAGAGATACCCTTCGGGAAAACAAGCTCCTATCAAAAAGTAGCTAATGTCCTCGGTGACCCCAAAGTAATCCGCGCAGCGGCTTCAGCAAACGGCAAAAACCCCATTTCCATCATCATTCCCTGTCACCGCGTGATTGGAAGCGACGGTTCCTTAACGGGATATGCCGGCGGACTTCACCGCAAAAAGTGGCTCCTGGCTCATGAAAATCCGGTGAAACAGGGGGAATTATTCTAATTGTCAGTGAATGAAAAGATTTCTGAAATGGTTTATAGCATTACTCGTTCTTGTTATAGGTATGCTGTATATCACCGATTATGATTACATCTTAAAGGGCGTACGCGTGGTCTATTTTACAGGACACACCACAGCTTTTATCGATGATCACTCTTATTTTGAAAACGAAGTAATTCCCGCTAGTTCTAATCCGCGGCCCTGGCCGCTGCATAAAGATTACAATAACACCAAACCTTCAGCAAAACTGATATCTACCAATGAAGAGCTTGGCACTGTTGCTTTTCTCATCATTAAAAACGACAGTATTTGGTATGAACATTATGCTGAGGCCTATGGAACCTCCTCCCAAACGAACTCCTTTTCCATGGCAAAGAGTATTACGACCATATTGTTAGGAAAAGCGATTGCCGACGGATATATTTCGGGGATAGATCAGGAAGTTGGGGATTTCTTTAGTAAATATAAGGGTTCCGGGATGACGGTAGGAGATCTTTCATCCATGGCATCAGGTCTCAATTGGGATGAATCCTATACCAGTCCGTTTAGCATTACCGCCCGATCCTATTATGACGATGATCTTGCAGAAACCATACTCGGGCTGGAAGTTGTTGAAAAGCCAGGAACCTATTTTAAGTACTTAAGCGGTAACACCCAGTTATTGGCTATGGTGATTGAAAAAGCGGTTGGCAAACCATTACCTGACTATCTGAACGAAAGTCTATGGCAGCCCCTGGGAATGGAAAAACCTGCACTATGGCAATTGGACGATGCAGAAAACCGATTGGTTAAAGCCTACTGTTGTATTGCTTCCAATGCCCGTGACTTTGGACGGTTCGGGAAACTTTTTAAGGATAAAGGACTGTGGAATGGACAACAGTTGATCGATTCTTCCTTTGTTCAGCTCGCGTCCAAACCAAGATTTCCAGAAAGTCCCGAATACGGCTATGGATTCTGGTTGAGCGATCATTTAAACAAGGACATTTTCGTAATGAGAGGAATTCTGGGGCAATATGTGATTACTATTCCTGAAGATGATATTATCATTATTAGGCTCGGACACCAGCGGGGTGAAAAAAATGATCAACCCTTTAGCTCAGATTTCTACATATATGTGGAAGAGGTGTATAAAATGCTCAACGAATAGTGGACTATTTTTTGTAATTTTAACCTCCCTGCTCCCCACAATACTATCAAATAATGCTAAAAAGAATGAATCTGGAACATATCCTGTTTTTGGATATTGAAACCGTTCCGCAAATTGAGAATTTTAACGATCTGGATCCGGTGTCCCAAACCCTTTGGGAACAGAAAACGCAATACCAGCGCAAGGAAGAATTTACCCCGGAGGAATTTTATGAACGTGCCGGAATCTGGGCCGAATTTGGCCGGATCATTTGTATTTCAGTGGGCTATTTTAAAATGACTGGGGATGTGAGAAGCTTTAGAATTACGAGTTTTCATGGAGAAGAACCTCTCATTTTAAAGGAATTCAAAATATTATTGGAAACCCATTTTAACCGACCGCATCATTTGCTGTGTGCCCATAACGGTAAGGAATTCGATTTTCCGTATATCGCCCGAAGAATGATCATTAACAGCATAGATATTCCATTTAAACTGAATCTCTTCGGAAAAAAACCCTGGGAAGTACCTCATCTAGACACACTCGAACTATGGAAATTTGGTGACTACAAGACGTTCACTTCATTAAAGCTAATGGCTCATGTTTTGGGGATTCCATCCCCTAAGGACGATATTGACGGGAGCGATGTTCGCGACGTCTATTACAATGAAAAGGATCTGGATCGAATTATAGAATACTGTGAAAAAGATACCTTAACAGTAGCTCAGATCTTTTTGCGTCTTCGCAATGAAGAAATTCTCGACGATAATGAAGTGGTTTCCATTTAAATAAAAAACGCTCTTTCTTTATTTTTTTGTAGTTTTAGCCCTCATTTTAAACTAAATGCTATGAAAATACTGAAAATATCAGCAAAAAAAATAGGTATGGGAATGGTTCTCATTGCCTTGCCTTTGCTTCAATCCTGTAAGGAGAATACAGATGAAAACAAAACCAATGGGGATACAACCCAGAAATCTACCATGGTGAAGGCAAATGAAGTAGTAAAATCTACAGATACAACAGCAACAGGAGCTTTAAATCCCGCCCACGGACAACCGGGGCACCGTTGTGATCTGCCTGTTGGGGCTCCTTTAACGGGAACTCCGGTGATCAACTCACAACAAACACCTGTATTGAATTCGGGTAGTACTCCTGCTACGGGTGATTTAAAAGTGAATCCCCCACACGGACAACCGGGACACCGCTGCGATATAAAAGTAGGTGATCCACTATAAGTACCAGATATTAGACAATAAAAAAGCCTCCCGCTTGTAATCGGGAGGCTTTTCTTTTATACCTTATTAAATTATTCCTTAATAAAGCGTTTAACGTATTTAGCGTTTTCAGTGTTTATCTGAATAATGTACGCGCCACTTTGAAGTGATGATACATCGACCATATTAGTAAAGTCGCCTTCACTAATCACCTGACCTAGCATATTAAAGATAGTATAGTCGGTTGCCGAAACACCTAAGAGCTCTACATTCAGAGTATTACCACGCACCGGATTCGGGTACACCTTAAATATTTCAGAATGGTTACTCACGATTTCAGTTTGAGTGTTGGTCACATTAAATGGAGCGCTGCCAATAACTACAATATAATCTTCAACTTCACCATACGTAAATGATTCACACGATGTAGGGATGGCATTGTATTTCATGGAAACACGCATACGAGTAGGTCCTGCCGAAGCTCCTGAAGGAACTGTAAAACTCCCCGAAACCGGACTGGCTGTAGTTGCTGCTCTTGAGTAAACCAATTCTCCCGAATCTCCAAAATCTCCATCGCGGTTGTAATCGATCCATACAGCATATCCTTCTGCATACACAGTTCCTGTCCATGCCGGAGTGATCGTAATGGTATTGCTGCTATTGAGATTGGTCGATAAGGAAGTATAATCCCCATAGCCTCCGGTGGACGCTCCCGTAGTATTGTCAATGCTACCCAGCTGTACTCTCTGAATATATTCATCGGAAGTATTGTTTCCATTTGAAGCACAGTACCCGGTTGGAGGTGTTCCTCCGCCTCCGGCAGATAGATTTACATTATCGATAGCGATATCGGCTTGCCATGTAGAACCGGTCAATCGGTTAAAACGCAATTGTACGCTTCCGCCTGCATAAGCGGTCAAGTCAATATTCGCACTCAACCAGTTGTTGCCCTTATTCCCTGATTCACTCCAAAGACTCGTCCAGGATGCTCCATTGTCGTCACTGGCTTCCAATGCTATACTACCCATATCTGCCGCACCATACATATGGTAGTTAAATGTAAAGGTCGCAGCTGTTTCTGAAC is from Constantimarinum furrinae and encodes:
- a CDS encoding DinB family protein — its product is MKNTFFTLLIALVITMPYQAQQITPKDAFLEKWENSKIYLLGIAEVMPADQYNFKPTERQMSFKEQLLHIKSNMDWLSTTYFSSEEYDRTKKYLPATKEETILLLASSFDKVTERILNTSEEDFLTTAEFFAGEKSKLQILNLLQDHVTHHRGQLIVYLNLKKIEPPSYVGW
- a CDS encoding methylated-DNA--[protein]-cysteine S-methyltransferase, which encodes MKTAQIQTPIGILEITGDEFGIISVVFIDSNVSPSKEVPSELEAAVTQLTEYFKGQRDQFELKLAPQGTDFQKKVWETLQEIPFGKTSSYQKVANVLGDPKVIRAAASANGKNPISIIIPCHRVIGSDGSLTGYAGGLHRKKWLLAHENPVKQGELF
- a CDS encoding CNNM domain-containing protein; its protein translation is MTLLIVYALLSIFFSFLCSILEAALLSFTPTFIKIKTKEGRGYAKTLANYKKDIDQPLIAILTLNTIAHTVGAILVGVQAEKLPYKVEFWGINIVGIVSAIMTLLILVVSEIIPKTIGATYWKKLGRFTAIFLNVIIIPLKYTGILWILTLTTKLIGKSAHVSTMSREEFLAITDAAEQEGVFEENESAVIKNLLIFKSVTAKNVMTPFPVVISEDESVTLSEFHEQNKSLRFSRIPVYEGRSHNITGFILRDDLLEEIVEEHGDKPLSEIKREMTVVQSDTPIPDLFDTFIKQRAHIALVVDEFGNTTGIVTMEDIIETLLGLEIMDESDDIEDMQVQARKNWERRAKRMGINLQDSSEENE
- a CDS encoding serine hydrolase domain-containing protein; its protein translation is MKRFLKWFIALLVLVIGMLYITDYDYILKGVRVVYFTGHTTAFIDDHSYFENEVIPASSNPRPWPLHKDYNNTKPSAKLISTNEELGTVAFLIIKNDSIWYEHYAEAYGTSSQTNSFSMAKSITTILLGKAIADGYISGIDQEVGDFFSKYKGSGMTVGDLSSMASGLNWDESYTSPFSITARSYYDDDLAETILGLEVVEKPGTYFKYLSGNTQLLAMVIEKAVGKPLPDYLNESLWQPLGMEKPALWQLDDAENRLVKAYCCIASNARDFGRFGKLFKDKGLWNGQQLIDSSFVQLASKPRFPESPEYGYGFWLSDHLNKDIFVMRGILGQYVITIPEDDIIIIRLGHQRGEKNDQPFSSDFYIYVEEVYKMLNE
- a CDS encoding 3'-5' exonuclease is translated as MLKRMNLEHILFLDIETVPQIENFNDLDPVSQTLWEQKTQYQRKEEFTPEEFYERAGIWAEFGRIICISVGYFKMTGDVRSFRITSFHGEEPLILKEFKILLETHFNRPHHLLCAHNGKEFDFPYIARRMIINSIDIPFKLNLFGKKPWEVPHLDTLELWKFGDYKTFTSLKLMAHVLGIPSPKDDIDGSDVRDVYYNEKDLDRIIEYCEKDTLTVAQIFLRLRNEEILDDNEVVSI